TAAAGTGTGTTCTACAGAAgtgtaaaaaatatatctatagttAACCTGTTCTAACAAACACTGATAACTAACTGTATCTTTCTCAATTcaatagaagaaaaatgtttctgtggtattaatgtaaacttgaaaaaaattattcatgagaTTAAATAACTATTGAGTgccattttaatgtatttgttggTGAATAGCCTGTTCATACTTTTTGCCAATTTATCTGTTGTggtgttcatctttttttattggttttaagGTTCTTTATTGTATTCTAATTTGTTgcttgcttttacattttttaaaaaagtttattttgagagagagagagaattccaggtaggttctgcactgtcagtgtagtggagcccattgtggggctggaactcagcaaaccatgaaatcatgatctgaatcAAAGTAGGAAACTTAAcagactaaggcacccaggtgccccttaaattttattAGTTAAGGTTTATggtataggggtgtctgggtggctcagttagttgagattttggctcaggtcatgatcccagggttgtggaatcaagccctacatcaggctccatgctgagtgtggagcctatttgagattctctctctccctctacccctctcccctgctcatgcatgcatgctgtctctcttttcctctctctctctctgtctctcaaataaataggtTTATGGTATACACATTGTAAAGTTTTTGGTGGTAAAATTTatcatttccctaatgaattcTCTATTGCATAGAAGTTGTAAAAGATTTCTTTTCTGGTACAGATATTCATTTTGTAGTAGTCTATTTTGTAGTAGTTTAATGCTTTTCTAGccacattatatatatttcaaaagctATGAAATTATGATGaacaagattttgttttatataagttGGTATCTTAAATTTTGTACTAtgggtatttattatttattcataaatctGTGAACTTCCGAAGTTTGTGTGAAAGTCAAAGCTACATTGGATATTAAGTAATTATTCTCAAGATACTCTCTTTCCTAAAGCATTTTTAAGGTGACCAAACAGACTACATTTATAGGTGATTCTTCATTAGCATCTGGAAgtatttctcttcattctctttgatAACTTGAAGCCAAAACATAGCAAAGTACTTGGACCTCTTATAATCAGCATGTCTATCTGACTCTGCGAGGTAGTTGAGGCCTTTGGtggatatttttcatcttttaccTTTCTCAAAGGTGATTTTTGAAAGTGGTTCTTGCACTGTACTGGCAATAGAAATAACAGCAATTAACTGAAGTTTTACTGTATGTCAGACACCAGGTTAGAAGCTTCAGATGAATATTCTCATTTGGTCCTTATACTCAAATTATGAGGTACAGTAACTGTCGTTATCCCAtcatacagatgaagaaatgaaagggTTAAGTAACCTTTACTTCGacagattaagtaacttgccccaaatcaaaGTAGTGTTGACGAGCTTTGCCTCCAGCATGTTTTTGTCCAAAGATAACACtgagtagttttgtttttgtttttgtttttgtttttgtttttgttttgttgttgttttttaatcttttgaaggGAAAGTCTCCCAATGGAGACAGGTTCCTATTTTTTGGGTGCTTTGCTCTCAGCGTAGAAATATTCTTGGGggggcacacgggtggctcaggtcatgatctcatggttcctgagttcaaactcttgcatcaggctctgcactgacagtgtggagcctgcttgggattctctctctccctctctctccctctctctcaaaataaataaagttaaaaaaaaatattcttgggaaATGCCACATtgctttttattctccttttcttctgtcagcctctatttccctcttttttcctgttaGTTACTACCAACAGTGACTTGGATGAAGGTCCCAGTGTTAGTGATGATGTTGGATtagcttcttttatttcattgtggtaCAGTAATGGTAATGCTTTTGAAAGCAGAAAGTAGCCTGGAGGAAGTGATATATTCAGTCCCAAGTGAGGATAAATAACAGCATAGTTCTTGGGTTCTTTGTTATGTGAATAAGTTTTCCATCCAGTGCAGAAAAactaaatgtattcttttataaACAGTAACTTTGCATTGTGTTGGGCTTTGAAAAGTTGGCAGtcttacttaaaatttattttttcttttctttttacatattgttTCAATGTTGCtcagttaagaaaatgaaatattaacaattttaaattgttttatcttAAGAACCTAAGGAAATCAGTGGTCACACTTCTGGTATTAAAAAAGCTTTATGGTGCAGTGAGGATAAACAGATTCTTTCAGCTGATGATAAAACTGTCCGgtaagtaatttttctttaataatttaaaacttaagcTGTGCATAGATGACATTTTTCTGGAGCTGTCTGTTTACTATTATAAACCTAGAGCAGAATCCACAAGACACTTAATTAAAACTACTGATATCTTTATAAGCACCTACTCTTAACCTGAGTCAGTGGACAGGCTGGGTGTAGGGAGTCCATGAAAGTCCTGAAATTCTATACACAATTCTTTGTGCTGATTGTTTTCTCCCGTAGTAATATATAATAGCTGTCATCATATTCACAAATACAGAGTATAAGAACCATTATTTAGAGTGACACTAGAATGGCAAAATTAAGATTTATATGTCTTAACAGTGTAATTTTGCTAAATGGCTTGGGAGGTATGTGTAAGTGTTAAAGTTGACCTCACCAACCAGATACCAAGTAATTTATCATTGTATAGGAACCCAAACATTCTCTGTATCATCTATAATTTGTGAATTGGAATGAAGGTTGTTGTACCACAATTGTGATTATTCTCTCATTGATTAATCTGTAGGTATAATTGGGAATTATGCACTTTTCTTAAATGAGTAAATACCactgttttcctcttccttttttgcaGCCTTTGGGATCATGCTACTATGACAGAAGTGAAGTCTCTAAATTTTAATATGTCTGTTAGCAGTATGGAATATATTCCTGAGGGAGAGATCTTGGTAATAACTTATGGACGATCTATTGCTTTTCATAGTGCAGTAAGGTATGTCCAAGAAataccttaatttttctttcttttcttttctgtctttttttttttttttttttttggtaacttaaAAATTAGAAGGCAAATGTGAAAGGTATTTAACTCTTTACAAAACAAATCTTAGTCTATACTACATAATATAGGAGGAAATATTTCCATACCATTAACAAtatgttttttaagaatttggaaTATTGATGAATTAATCATATTAATTTCCAGATATCTAGGACATTGGTAAAATTTAACaacttttaaatgataattttcttaaaaggatTGCTAGACTGGTACTATAATTAACATTCATTACTGTATAAAACCACTGTGATCTTGattctcttattttccctttaaaattttagagaaactgtttgttttttttttttttctctgaagtttGTGTATACCTAGTGATGTTTTCCAAAAacagacctctttttttttgtgaCCATAAATATGGTTAATACCTCTGTTGTAAAtttgggaaatagaaaaaaaaatttacccacAGTTCTTCAACTATAGCTGCCAGAATGttaatggtagttttattttctgttttagtcTTTGAtaacatatgtgtgtgttcatgtgggCATTTTTCTTTAGTTACTAGGGTCCTATGAGTgtaattcagattttttattttaaattattcttagctattaaaaattgtttgaaaatatttttggtagGTGTATTACATAATAGGTGTTAATCATGTGTCAGTTTCCCTGTTTTAACGCTGCAGTGATTTATGGTACATCTCTGATATTTCCTTGTAAGAGAAACCTGAGTAGTTCCTTATATGAATTAGCAGTTCAAAGGGTAGGAAAGTTCTTtgtaggggcggctgggtggctcagtcagttaagtgtccaactcaatttcagctcaggtcctaatctcttggtttgagttcaagccccatatttgGGCTctgtcttgggattctctttctctttctctgtctttgctcctacctgcttgttctctttcccaaaataaataaataaaaactttgataagtaagtaaataaagttcTTTGCATACATGATTTCTGTAAAGATTATACCACATTATGCTCCAACCAGCAGTCTTTTACCTTTTGTCAGAAGGGCCGCTTGCACAGTTGAGCTTTACTGAAGggcaaaaggaaagaggaggggggcgcctgggggtggcgcagtcggttaggcgtccgacttcagccaggtcacgatctcccggtctgggagttcgagccccgcatcaggctctgggctgatggcttggagcctggagcctgtttctgattctgtgtctccctctctctctgcccctcccccgttcatgctctgtctctctctgtcccaaaaataaaaataaaacgttgaaaaaaaaaaaaattaaaaaaaaaaaaaaggaaagaggaggtaGTAAAAACGGAGAAAAGCAGTTAAGAATGTAAAGGAGTTCATGCACCCACAGTGAAGTGGTAGTAATAGAATGCAATTGCCCGGAGCCATTAATTTGTATGACTGTGTTCATTGGTCCCTTGTGGATTTAGGCAGCACATAGCCCTGCTTAGATCAGCACCTCGGATCTTGTTTCAGTGGCAGAGGTTTGCTGGCCTACTGAACGTTCTACCATTCAAGGCAGAAGGTTGCTCTTCAGTGATCCTGCACCAGTCATGACTAACTTGAATTTCTGTATGTAGTGTGTGATGATGGGAATAGGGTGGTGGCATTTCGGAGCAGGAATGCTCTTGATGTTTTATGTTGGAGCCTTTCAGGACTTTTAGAATTAGACTGGAAAAGAGCTGATGTCCAAACTCATTGATACTCAAGTGAAGCTGTTgttgtgcattgatttttattatatagCTGTAGTTTTAAATTTGGTTATTCTTTTAAAGCTTGATATTAAAACCTGAACCATCTTtagcagttttatatttttatggcactgaagggtttttgttgttgcagAAGCTCATACATTTTCAGCAATTGAGAATAATGTGCAAATAATCCATTATGTTAATTACTTACTGTAAAACCTTTTTCTGTTTACAAAGATAATGCATGGTTATCATggaaaaatcaaacaatataGAATTACATTTTGTTCAGTGTAAAAATCCAAATAGATTAGCCATGCTGTTTTAATTAGCTAACAGTCATTTCCAAGAAGGCATTTGCTGCCCAAAGTGCCTTGTATTTCTGGTATGAGCTCCGCTTGGGCATAGTATCTTTCTGAACTTTTTTTGCTAATAttatttacaggttttttttttttttttttaacatctctatATGTTTGACTAAATGAAGATGTAATTATTCCTTGTGTTTCAGAAATTAGGAACAgtttaaaagaaactgaattattttttggtATTATTATGCAGTATTCAAcgtttataaatattatttaaattattttccagtttggACCCAATTAAATCCTTTGAAGCTCCTGCAACCATCAATTCTGCATCTCTTCATCCTGAGAAAGAATTTCTTGTTGCAGGTGGTGAAGACTTTAAACTTTATAAGTATGATTATAATAGTGGAGAAGAATTAGGTGagttgtcctttttttcttcccttaaaatGATGTGTTTACATTTGTCAAATGCTAGGTTTTAGTAATTAACACCTCAGCAAATTTTATGGCTAACTAAAGCTTGCTATTTCCAAGCGAAAAAATAAAggacttttttccatttttggtagAAGTATTTGTAGAACTACAAACAAAGTATACTGAACTCtcaattttaccttttccttttaacCTAAGTTCATTGTATTCTGATATTCTATACAGTAGTGCAGTATATTTATCTGAGGATACAACAAGGCAGTCTTATATCAAAATTCCGTTAAGCAGCTGTAAGGATATTTGTTCTTTGTGAAGTATAGTGCTAGTATGTAGCCCGTCTACCTGGCTCCTCTGTTTTGCCAGCTTAAGAATCTCTAAGCTTTGTAGAGAatagtgggggcggggggggggggggggagaacagcTGTGACCTATTATAGGGATACCTTTGGGATCTGAATTGGAggaggttttggggtttttttggagtCTGACTTTTGGTTCCATTTTCATAATAGTCCTTAGtaaaggagggggagggacatGTAAAGTTAATTTGAAGTTGACATACATCCTAACTTTACATTTATCTAGGTTTAATAATCATTTATCTAGGTTTACATTtattaaactgataagaacagatactacacttggtcttagccaaaaggctgagaagtgatCTAGGTTTACATTTATGTAGGTATTTCATAATCATTGCTCTCAGTATCTACTTTTAGCCTTCCCAaaatagtttttgctttttgaactagtatgtttagtttttataATCCCTTTTTCCATAAGctgctattttatttcttctaactcTCCTGCTTTACCACCCAATGATATTAAGCTTGTTAGAATTATACACGAGAGCAAAAGACaactttatgttttgtttctttgggaaagcTAATGGATTTGGGTTGGATAAATGGAAGTTTGGTGAAGGGACCATATAATTGCTTATGGTTCACTCTTTATTATTTGAgtataaatgacttttaaataagagattcttttattcttaatctCTACACTCAAAGTGTGGCTTGAATTTATGACCCCAAGATCgtgagtcatgtgctctaccaactgagccagccagatgccccaactaagattctttttttcattatctttatttaatGTCAGTTTCCAAGGTTTCAGAATGTTTTGGCCAtgtattctttttgaaaaagaagtaaattatttGCCTGAGATCTGAGGTCACAGTTAGTGAACTCTGGACCTTTGACCCAGCTATTCTCATTACAAACCTCTCATATCCTTTCTACTGTCATGAAAATTTTTCTCTTGTGATAATACTCTCATGATATTCTCTGGTTggacagagatgggggaagaTGAGGGTTCTTGAGTTGAATGGATGGAGACAGAACAGGAGCATTGGTCTGATAAAGACTTTGAAAACTAATAAGATGATTAGCATTTAGAAAGTAGATGAGAAAAGTTCATAAATAAGGATACGATTTAAACATAACAGCGCCACTACTGATCTGTACACTTTCTCATTAAATTCCacagattaaaatatttaaggatcAGCATTGAGCTTGTATCTTAATGTACTGTGTGACAGAATGAATAGTAGAATCCTGATAGTCTGGTAGGAAATTAAGAGGCAACGTGTATAAAAGAGCTCCATCTGGTGGCTCTCCGTAGTCATAATAGGATTGGTTTCCTGGTAAATAGTCAGTGAGTTTAGGATGTGGAAATTGGGATTGAACTGAGACTTTAGACCTGTTTTCTGTAGAATTTACTCCCTTCCTTCATCCTTATTGGCACAtgaagcctcatttttttttttttttgagggataaTATGAACCGTAATGTGCGCTAAAATTCGAAGTGGGTAATTTTACCGAGAAATGGTAGACATTATGTACCACTTTGTGAGAAGAATcactttgatttttgaaaaattgttttttaaatttattttagagggagagagagagtgggagtggggaagggtcagagagagagggagacacagaatctgaagcaggctccaggctctgctctgtcagcacagagcctgacacagggctcgaactcacaaaccgtgagatcatgacctgagctgaagtcagatgcttaactgactgagccacccaggtgcccttcatttttttttttttatgtttatttatttttgagagagagacagagacagagcatgaccagggaatgggcagagagagggggagacacagaatctgaaacagcccccaggctccgagctgtcagtacagagttcagacttatgaaccatgagatcatgacttgagctgacgttggacgtttaaccaactgagtcaatCAGGCGACCCAgaatcacttcattttttttttagtgaggtTTAGCTCTTTGAATTTGGActtgagaattttgcatcttCCCAATAATAAAAGACAGTATTTTCTTTAGTGTATCAATACTTAGGCACCATTTAAGTCTTAAATTATCTAATAGCCCTTCTCCTCTTTTTCAGAATCCTACAAAGGACACTTTGGTCCTATTCACTGTGTGAGATTTAGTCCTGATGGAGAACTTTATGCCAGTGGTTCTGAAGATGGAACATTGAGACTATGGCAGACTGTGGTAGGAAAAACATACGGCCTTTGGAAATGTGTGCTTCCTGGTAAGAATTTGTATTCAAAGTTATCAAGTTTATGGGGCCCCcggctggctcacttggtggaGCATGTGAATCTTAATCTAGGGGTTGGAAGTTGAAGCCCTGTGTTGgtagaatttactttaaaaagcccACAAAGTTATCAAGTTAAACTTCAtaattttgtgtcatttttcatCACtagttttatttctatgtttctGTCGCCTATAGATTTTAAATTCTATAATATGGTTGAAGCAGAGAAGCCCATGATTATAAATTGGCTACtgtgttattttgtttggttaaatttttttgttgtgttttttgttttgtttgtttttacacttGATCATTTGGTGAATGGAATGGACCTAATTCAAATTTTGCTAGAGGGCAgtataaagaatttataagtAAATGTATTTAATCTCTGAATGGTATTACTCACAGATCCTTATTAATAAGGTAgacatgtttttaataaaaatacttagttATTGATCCCAAAATAGTTGTAGTATGAACTTAATAGTGAACTTTGAGGAGACacataatattttagaattttaattattaagaaaGAGGTTCCTATGTTGTAGCTCGTTGCTGAGAATAATGTgtactcttctttaaatattggaAGTTATTGGAAGTTATTCACATAATCATGAAGTGCTTTTCTTTCCATAGAAGAAGATAGCGGTGAGCTGGCAAAGCCAAAGATCAGTTTTCCAGAGACAACAGAAGAGGAGCTAGGTAAATACTGATGAATGAACTTTCGTTGAGTCCTGGGGGATGTAAATTAAAGGGTTAGATGAGTTTTATTGATTGACAAAGGACACTTATTAAATACGGACATACTTAAGTAATGGAAAGtttattatatgtatgtaattttataCACATgttcataaaacaaatatttaagtatcTGTAGCATAGTGGTAGGCATGAAGATGTAGTGTGGATTCGAGGTGGTTACTCTTATAGTGGAGTCTAACTTAGGAGGCagttgctaaaataaaaatgcaagctGTTGCAGTTGTAAttgttttgtaacatttattcagGACATGCTACTTCCCAAGTGCTGCTTCCCAAATGTAGAATTACAGATTGGAAGGTATACTGATCATAAAGTATTGTttgattttgaataaataaaggaggCGGCCAGGTCTTCCAAAGATAAGACTTTAATTCAGTGTTTACTCAATAGTTGGAGTCACTGAAAGTGTAGCCCAGCAGAGGGTCCCCTGGGAAGTTAAGTTACAGTGTAAGAGTGTAATGGGTGAAATACATGAACTCTTTCTTCATTGCATTTTCAGTGACATGAGTCTAGTCATTAATGGTTTGTGCCCTTGTTCTCTTTTGCCTCGCCTCACCAGCACACTTACCAAAaaaattttcattcctttattaCACAGAAATGTGGTTAACacagaaattttctttattaagttGACTAATGTGGGgtgtttttcattgttatttttttcattgcagAAGAAATTGCTTCAGAGAACTCAGATTCCATCTATAGTTCAACTCCTGAAGTTAAGGCCTGAGCATTGGGCATATGCTGCAGATAATGTACAACTTATGGACTAAAACAAGCAAGCAGAGAAAAGCATCAGCCTCCCGGAGTTACTCTCTGCTTAAGGCAAACATGAGCAGTAAATTATGGGGAATATGACTTAGCTCCAGTGCTGGAACTAACTTGGTGTTTGTTACCTGTACATGAAAACGCAAGAGTATCACATGAAGGCAGGTGGAAGTAGGCTCTTGTGGTATGATGGCCTGTTGTCTTTTTAATGAGTATGTGCAAGCCAACATCCAATTTCTCTTATTATAATTAGATTTCTTGTAGCCGTTTATGTTattatggagaagaaaaatatattggcCTATTTTTCTGACGTTTCCCTTAAAAgcagaaagcctttttttttttccttttgctttagtTGTAAAGAAGAGGGAATTCACGATAAAGTAACTggtttgatttctctttcattgtACACTGCTTCTGAACATCTAATTGTTTTAGTTGTCTAAATAAAATGCCTCTAAACAAAACAatgtttgtttcttgggagatttgAGTTTATAAATGGAAGTTGCCAGAAAGCTTTTCTACATCATAACTATATCAAAAAGACAATGTGGTTAAAGAATTTGTAGTAAAcatgttgtttcctgaatttgaAATTCAATTATTtgtactaaatttttaaaatttccatgtttTTTGCTGGGTTTGCATttaccttccttcttcctgctttggATGGAAATGCTtgacttgctttttaaaagaaattcagaataatgacttatttaaatgatatatgctagttataagaaaaaaatagtaaatcaaaATTGGCGGAAAGCaggaaaatcacttaaaatcTCACCATCCCCCCAAAATCTGTTAAAATTTACTGAGCGTTAATGCGCATTTGTGtacctatatgtgtatatacagatagcaaatattttataaacgTGGGATAATTGTACACctgcaatgtttattttattttaagttcagATGGCATTCAAAAAGCCTTTTTACCAGCCTTATAATAAAATGGGTCAACTGGCtttagacttatttttttaaatatgaggagTCTGTTAAACCAGTAATTTGGAAAATAGACCAATGAATAACATCGCTGCCAATTGCTTTTTCTCTCCGTATTCATCTTGTGAATGACCCTTGATAACTTTCCTTAAATAACCAACCAGAGAATACGTTTGGGGGGATTTGTGGTATTCAGAGGAAAGCCCTGTAGGCCATGACAGCCTCTGAAGGCGAAGAGAGGCATGGCACGGGGAGAGCCGCTGATAATCTCCACGGTCTCAGGATGGTGGTTTTGTGACCGCTTGTTCCGTGCCTGCTTCTCCACTCAGCTGCAGCAATATTATCAATGTTCCGTGGGTTGCTTAGACTCTAGTCAGAGTCCGACTTACCTTAAATAAATTGAGATTTATAGGTGTCAGATTGGAATCATGAAATTTATGAGTCAAGGGGAGTTCTTCTTATGGGTTAGAAAAATCTAAAGACAATAACACAGATACATGCTTCCACATCATTGGGTGGCATATAGCTTGGAATCTATAAAAGTTGTTTCGAGCTAAGTTTGTAAGTTGAAGGATTTCAGGCGTGAAGTTCTGTCATACCATGCCTTATAATTCTTTTGTAACTAGGCTATTCATGTTGGTCAGGTTTCTGGTTGACCGTGTTGAATAAAGTGTCAAGTTCTTAAGCTTTTAGCATGTTTTTACATACTGGTTACTCAGGTAAGTCATTTTAGTTGTCAGCTTTTGCCAGATTAATGTTGCTTTTGATagctacttttgtttttattttgtttttctgtatttttaaagaggtttttaaatttatttttaaaaatgtttttaatgtttatttttgagagagacaaagtgtgagccagggaggggcagagagagagggagacacagaatcagaagcaggctccaggctctgagatgtcagcacagaacccgatgagggctgaactcatggaccatgagatcatgacctgagctgaagtcagatgctcaactgactgagccacccaggtgccccagagtttttaaaaattttaagtcatctctatacctaatgtgaggctcaaacctacaaccccgagatcaagagtgtcatgttccaccaactgagccagccaggcacccactgcttttgtttttaataagaaaaggcATGTTTTCAgagactttactttttaattcttaaggctaaccttgtttttctttgtagtcATATATACTGACTATACAGACCAGTCTGTGGAAACAACCAGTTTGGTATCCTTTGTGTATtgattttctattgctgctgtaatgctgtaataaattaccacagatttgtggcttaaaacaatacatatttgTCTTGAAGTTAAGGAGGTCAAAAATCCAGAATGAGTCTCACTGATCTAAAAATCCATGTGTTGGCAGGGTTGCATTCCTTCTGAAGACTCCAGGGGGCCAtctgtttcctttcattttcctgCTTCTAGAAGCCGCTGACCTGGGTCATCATCCTTTCATCTGTCTTCAATGCCAGTAGTGTAATCTTCAAATCTCAGACTCTCCTGTCACTGTCCTTCACTTAAAAGGACATGTGTGACTACATTGGACCTTTGTGGATAATTTCCCCAGTTCAATATCCTTAATGACCTCTACAAACTCtttttttgccatgtaaggtcatatttacaggttccaggaatttggacatggacatcttttggactggagcggggggtgggggtgcatggCCATCTTTTGGAGGCCATTGGTCTGCCTCCCACACTTTGTAATGGTAGAATCTTCTAGTAGAATTAAGCAAAAAGTTTGAGAATATATCTTATTTAAGTTGCACTTGTCAAAGTCTTCAGTGTTTGTCATGGTTCTAACCTAGGCACTTTTCCATCCTCATTTTACTAAACCTTCAGCAGATTCAATAGTTGTCTACTTCATTGTTTTCgaaacactttttttccccactgtctATGAAACCACACTCCtggttttccttctacttttccaACTGCTCATATAGTTGCCAAATCTCCCTTTACTCACCTTTGGTCTGGGCTGTACTTCCTAGCTCTGCCTCTCCAAAGGGGGACAAAAAGTATCATCCATATGGCATTCAGTATTTTCTGGTATCTTCTAAATTTCTATATCCAGCCTGCCTCCCTGAGCACCTGAGTGTTGCACCTTCACCTTTATAAGTATTACAGACCTACCTAACTAAAACAAATCTTACTGTTTCAACCAAACCGGTTGCTCTCAGCACTCAGCTACTTATTTCCATTACCAGCTCTACCGGCACTACCTAACATTTGCCTAAACTAAGGAAGTCCTGGAGCCCATTCTCCCATCCCCATTTCTAATCTCTACGCAAGTCCTGTGGGCTCTTTTGAATCTGTACCTTGCCTCTTCTCTCCACTGTTACTCTCCTAGGCCAGGCTCTATTTCTCGCTTGACTATTGTGgagcctctctgcccctgcctcccccaccctgcccttaTCCCATCCATCCTCAACATGGCAGGAAAGGATTTGAAGAGACCAGGGACTGCCTTATTTAAATCCATAGTGGCCTCCCACTTTACCAATTTTTTATTA
The genomic region above belongs to Prionailurus bengalensis isolate Pbe53 chromosome B4, Fcat_Pben_1.1_paternal_pri, whole genome shotgun sequence and contains:
- the LOC122473794 gene encoding serine-threonine kinase receptor-associated protein isoform X1, which gives rise to MAMRQTPLTCSGHTRPVVDLAFSGITPYGYFLISACKDGKPMLRQGDTGDWIGTFLGHKGAVWGATLNKDATKAATAAADFTAKVWDAVSGDELMTLAHKHIVKTVDFTQDSNYLLTGGQDKLLRIYDLNKPEAEPKEISGHTSGIKKALWCSEDKQILSADDKTVRLWDHATMTEVKSLNFNMSVSSMEYIPEGEILVITYGRSIAFHSAVSLDPIKSFEAPATINSASLHPEKEFLVAGGEDFKLYKYDYNSGEELESYKGHFGPIHCVRFSPDGELYASGSEDGTLRLWQTVVGKTYGLWKCVLPEEDSGELAKPKISFPETTEEELEEIASENSDSIYSSTPEVKA
- the LOC122473794 gene encoding serine-threonine kinase receptor-associated protein isoform X2; the encoded protein is MAMRQTPLTCSGHTRPVVDLAFSGITPYGYFLISACKDGKPMLRQGDTGDWIGTFLGHKGAVWGATLNKDATKAATAAADFTAKVWDAVSGDELMTLAHKHIVKTVDFTQDSNYLLTGGQDKLLRIYDLNKPEAEPKEISGHTSGIKKALWCSEDKQILSADDKTVRLWDHATMTEVKSLNFNMSVSSMEYIPEGEILVITYGRSIAFHSAVSLDPIKSFEAPATINSASLHPEKEFLVAGGEDFKLYKYDYNSGEELESYKGHFGPIHCVRFSPDGELYASGSEDGTLRLWQTVVGKTYGLWKCVLPEDSGELAKPKISFPETTEEELEEIASENSDSIYSSTPEVKA